The following are encoded in a window of Bradyrhizobium sp. WBOS07 genomic DNA:
- a CDS encoding branched-chain amino acid ABC transporter permease, producing MDLSLIIMQLLSGIALGSVLVITALGLTIVFGMLGVVNFAHGALFMIGAYAGLYLASLTGSFWWGLLLAPIFIGVFGMLIEFVLIRRLYGRSIDDPLLLTFGLSYILVEGVRIVFGSDGIPFPTPQQLIGVLDLGIGFFPRYRLFVIVLVAVVLLALYLALEKTRIGLIVRAGARDPVMMQVLGVDIGRVWLAIFGLGVGLAALGGVLAGPMRSVNPEMGSLVLAEAFVVTVIGGLGSIVGAVVAGLMVGISISLVALFAPEMATIVMFALMAVVLLIRPQGLFGVRGRTA from the coding sequence ATGGACCTGTCGCTGATCATCATGCAGCTTCTCTCCGGGATCGCCCTTGGGTCGGTCCTGGTGATCACGGCGCTCGGGCTGACGATCGTGTTCGGCATGCTCGGGGTGGTCAATTTCGCCCACGGTGCGCTGTTCATGATCGGGGCCTATGCAGGGCTGTATCTGGCCTCGCTCACCGGAAGCTTCTGGTGGGGATTGCTGCTCGCTCCCATTTTTATCGGCGTCTTCGGCATGCTGATCGAGTTCGTCCTGATCCGCCGGCTCTATGGACGCTCGATCGATGATCCGCTGCTGCTCACCTTCGGTCTCAGCTACATCCTGGTCGAGGGCGTGCGCATCGTGTTCGGCAGCGACGGCATTCCGTTTCCGACCCCGCAGCAACTGATCGGCGTGCTCGATCTCGGCATCGGGTTCTTCCCGCGCTACCGGCTTTTCGTCATCGTGCTGGTGGCGGTGGTGCTGCTGGCGCTTTATCTCGCACTGGAGAAGACTCGTATCGGCCTGATCGTGCGCGCCGGCGCCCGCGATCCGGTCATGATGCAGGTGCTGGGTGTCGATATCGGGCGGGTGTGGCTTGCGATCTTCGGCCTCGGGGTTGGGCTTGCTGCGCTGGGCGGTGTGCTCGCCGGGCCCATGCGCAGCGTCAATCCGGAGATGGGTTCGCTGGTGCTGGCCGAAGCCTTCGTCGTCACCGTGATCGGCGGCCTCGGCTCGATCGTCGGAGCGGTCGTGGCCGGCCTCATGGTCGGCATTTCCATCAGCCTGGTGGCGCTGTTCGCGCCTGAAATGGCGACCATCGTCATGTTCGCGTTGATGGCGGTGGTGCTTCTGATCCGCCCGCAAGGCCTGTTCGGCGTCAGGGGGAGGACGGCATGA
- a CDS encoding branched-chain amino acid ABC transporter permease, with product MTGPSSGGVLAKPAPSRLGRILDHRVLLSIAVLALLPWLLPSKALAVNVLIYGVVVMGYNLLFGYTGLLSFGQAAFFGAGAYFTGIAIGRYGVPWFAAVGLAVCLSTCLAALIGLISTRTRGIYFSMVTLALAQLVYYVALQAASITGGENGLRGFTVDRISLFGFSVNFLDPVNKYYVLMVFAGLAMWFQSRILNSPFGAVIEAIRENEQRARACGYDVECSKLVVFMLSGAISSLGGCMLALHLSIVPLDILHYQTSGMIVMMVLLGGARSFFGPFVGAASFLILEDVISLWTPHWQIFVGAIFVLFVLFLPKGIWGTLLDAVRVGKARP from the coding sequence ATGACCGGACCTTCGAGCGGCGGGGTGCTCGCCAAGCCCGCACCGAGCCGCCTCGGCCGGATTCTCGACCACCGCGTGCTGCTCTCCATCGCCGTTCTGGCGCTGTTGCCATGGCTGCTGCCGTCCAAGGCGCTGGCCGTCAACGTCCTGATCTACGGCGTCGTGGTGATGGGCTACAATCTGCTGTTCGGCTACACCGGCCTTTTATCGTTCGGGCAGGCCGCGTTCTTCGGTGCAGGGGCTTATTTCACCGGCATTGCGATCGGGCGCTACGGGGTGCCGTGGTTTGCGGCGGTCGGCCTCGCGGTGTGCCTCAGCACCTGCCTTGCGGCCCTGATCGGGCTCATCTCGACACGCACCCGCGGCATCTATTTTTCCATGGTGACGCTCGCCCTGGCCCAACTGGTCTACTACGTCGCGCTGCAGGCGGCCTCGATCACCGGCGGCGAAAACGGCCTGCGCGGCTTCACCGTCGACCGCATCAGCCTGTTCGGCTTCTCGGTCAATTTCCTCGACCCCGTCAATAAATACTACGTGCTGATGGTCTTCGCGGGCTTGGCGATGTGGTTCCAATCACGCATCCTGAACTCGCCGTTCGGCGCCGTCATCGAAGCGATCCGCGAGAACGAGCAGCGGGCACGGGCCTGCGGCTACGACGTCGAGTGCAGCAAGCTGGTGGTGTTCATGCTGTCGGGCGCGATCTCCTCGCTCGGCGGCTGCATGCTGGCGCTGCATCTGTCGATCGTGCCGCTCGACATTCTGCACTACCAGACCTCGGGCATGATCGTGATGATGGTGCTCCTCGGCGGCGCCCGCAGCTTTTTCGGGCCCTTCGTCGGCGCGGCGAGCTTCCTGATCCTCGAGGACGTCATCTCGCTGTGGACGCCGCATTGGCAGATTTTCGTCGGTGCCATCTTCGTGCTGTTCGTGCTGTTCCTGCCCAAGGGCATCTGGGGCACGTTGCTAGATGCGGTTCGCGTCGGAAAGGCGCGGCCATGA
- a CDS encoding xanthine dehydrogenase family protein molybdopterin-binding subunit translates to MSAPLTSLDRPNSYIGRSVPRPNAKRLLAGRGRYVSDLKLPRMLHAAFLRSPHAHAKIVAIKTDAARAVEGVHLVATGADFARICTPWTGTLDHFKGMTSTPQWPLPLDRVVWAGQAMVAVVAESRAIAEDALELIEVDYEDLPIVVDIDGARKPGGPVINPGSASNVCFRSQLDSGTVDDAFMHAAHVVEEEFTFGRHTAVTLEPRALVADYDPSAGMLTVHHGTQTPYQFQDLYSRHYGIPEARVRVIATDIGGSFGMKLHVYHEDMAVVGLSILLGRPVKYVADRMESFVSDIHARDHRVRARMALDAKGEILAMDVVDLTAIGAFSTYPRTSVVEGNQVIRLIGAPYRLTNYRAALEVIFQNKVQTSQYRAVGHPIACAVTERLVDMAASKIGLDAFAIRELNVIPDDAYPQTSPTGYRFEALSHQACLKRLHEMMDYDGLRAEQADLRKRGIYRGIGIAAFVEITNPSPAFYGVGGARISSQDGAILSLTPSGEVRCLISVTEQGQGTEAIISQIVADQLGVAQDHVRVITGDTEVTPHGGATWACRGAGIGGETALQATRVLKRNILEIAALILQEQPSALDIIDGEVVDVATGKPRLPIAEIARIAYFRSDTLPPGAQAQLTVSHHFAPQGYPFAFTNGIQGCLLEVDVETGLIKLLKHFIVEDCGRIINPMLVDEQLRGGIVQGLGAALFEECRYSDTGQLMNGSLADYLVPMPMEMPDIVIAHVETPTADTVLGAKGVGEAGTAAASACVLNAVNDAFAPFDATINSIPITPAKILKALKRF, encoded by the coding sequence ATGAGCGCGCCCCTGACCTCGCTCGACCGCCCGAACTCCTATATCGGCCGTTCCGTGCCGCGGCCGAACGCCAAGCGCTTGCTGGCTGGGCGCGGGCGCTATGTCAGCGACCTCAAGCTGCCGCGCATGCTCCACGCCGCGTTCCTTCGCAGCCCGCATGCGCACGCGAAGATCGTTGCGATCAAGACCGACGCGGCGCGCGCGGTCGAGGGTGTGCATCTCGTTGCAACTGGGGCCGACTTTGCCAGGATCTGCACGCCCTGGACTGGGACGCTCGACCATTTCAAAGGCATGACCTCTACGCCGCAATGGCCGTTGCCGCTCGATCGCGTGGTCTGGGCGGGGCAGGCAATGGTTGCCGTCGTCGCCGAGAGCCGGGCGATCGCCGAAGATGCGCTGGAGTTGATTGAGGTCGACTACGAGGACCTTCCCATCGTGGTCGACATCGACGGCGCGCGCAAACCCGGCGGGCCGGTAATCAATCCGGGCAGCGCCAGTAACGTTTGCTTCCGCAGCCAGCTCGACAGCGGCACCGTGGACGACGCTTTTATGCATGCGGCCCATGTGGTGGAGGAAGAATTCACCTTCGGCCGTCACACCGCGGTGACGCTTGAGCCGCGCGCGCTCGTCGCGGACTACGATCCGTCGGCGGGCATGCTCACCGTGCACCACGGCACGCAGACGCCGTACCAATTCCAGGATCTCTATTCGCGCCACTATGGCATCCCGGAAGCCCGGGTCCGCGTGATTGCGACCGATATCGGCGGTTCCTTCGGCATGAAGCTACATGTCTATCACGAGGACATGGCGGTGGTCGGCCTATCGATCCTGCTCGGCCGGCCCGTGAAATACGTCGCCGACCGCATGGAGTCCTTCGTCTCGGACATCCACGCCAGGGACCACCGCGTTCGAGCGCGGATGGCGCTCGACGCCAAGGGCGAAATCCTGGCGATGGATGTTGTGGACCTGACCGCGATCGGAGCGTTCTCGACCTATCCGCGCACCAGCGTGGTCGAAGGCAACCAAGTGATCCGTCTGATCGGCGCGCCCTACCGCTTGACGAACTATCGCGCCGCGCTGGAGGTGATCTTCCAGAACAAGGTGCAGACCAGCCAATATCGCGCCGTAGGTCATCCCATCGCCTGCGCGGTCACCGAGCGGCTGGTCGACATGGCAGCGAGCAAGATAGGGCTCGATGCCTTCGCCATCCGCGAGCTGAATGTCATCCCCGACGACGCCTATCCGCAGACCTCGCCGACCGGCTATCGCTTCGAGGCGCTGTCGCATCAGGCCTGTCTCAAGCGCCTGCACGAGATGATGGACTATGACGGCCTGCGCGCCGAGCAGGCCGATTTGCGCAAGCGCGGCATCTATCGCGGCATCGGCATTGCGGCTTTCGTCGAGATCACCAATCCGAGCCCGGCTTTCTATGGGGTCGGCGGCGCGCGCATCTCCTCGCAGGACGGCGCGATCCTCAGCCTGACGCCGTCGGGCGAGGTTCGCTGCCTGATCTCGGTCACCGAGCAGGGGCAGGGCACGGAGGCGATCATCAGCCAGATCGTGGCGGACCAACTCGGTGTTGCTCAGGACCACGTCAGGGTGATTACCGGCGACACCGAGGTCACGCCGCATGGCGGCGCCACCTGGGCCTGCCGCGGTGCCGGCATCGGGGGCGAGACCGCGCTGCAGGCGACGCGCGTGCTCAAGCGCAACATCCTGGAGATCGCCGCGCTCATTCTCCAGGAGCAGCCGTCGGCGCTCGATATCATCGACGGCGAGGTCGTGGACGTTGCGACGGGCAAGCCGCGCCTGCCGATCGCCGAGATCGCGCGCATTGCCTATTTCCGGTCCGACACGCTGCCGCCGGGCGCGCAGGCGCAGCTCACCGTGAGTCACCATTTTGCCCCGCAAGGCTATCCCTTCGCCTTCACCAACGGTATCCAGGGCTGTCTCCTAGAGGTCGATGTCGAGACCGGGCTCATCAAGCTCCTGAAGCATTTCATCGTCGAGGATTGCGGCCGGATCATCAATCCGATGCTGGTCGACGAGCAGCTCCGCGGGGGCATCGTGCAGGGGCTGGGCGCGGCGTTGTTCGAGGAGTGCCGCTACAGCGACACCGGCCAGCTCATGAACGGATCACTCGCCGACTACCTCGTGCCGATGCCGATGGAGATGCCGGACATCGTTATCGCCCATGTTGAGACGCCGACCGCCGACACCGTGCTCGGCGCCAAGGGTGTTGGCGAGGCCGGCACGGCAGCGGCCTCGGCCTGCGTGCTCAACGCCGTCAACGACGCGTTCGCGCCGTTCGATGCCACGATCAATTCGATTCCGATCACGCCTGCGAAGATCCTGAAAGCCCTGAAGCGCTTCTAG
- a CDS encoding ABC transporter ATP-binding protein, with product MAETALLEIENLHAWYGASHILHGISLHVKEGEVVALVGRNGAGKTTTLRAMMGLMPRAEGHVRFAGRELLPLRAHQRFHLGLAYVPEERRIVPGLSVRENLRLGLVAARREIEERAAIDEIAETFPRLKERLDQEGVTLSGGEQQMLAIARALIARPKMILLDEPSEGIMPVLVEEMGVLFRRLRDEGKTLLLVEQNVEWALRLADRAVIIDQGAVVHQSSAAALLADKDVQERYCAV from the coding sequence ATGGCTGAGACCGCATTGCTCGAAATCGAGAACCTCCACGCCTGGTATGGTGCAAGCCATATCCTCCACGGCATCTCGCTGCATGTGAAGGAGGGCGAGGTGGTCGCCTTGGTCGGCCGTAACGGCGCCGGCAAAACCACGACCCTGCGGGCGATGATGGGCTTGATGCCGAGGGCCGAGGGCCATGTGCGCTTCGCGGGCAGGGAGCTGCTACCGCTGCGGGCCCATCAGCGCTTCCACCTTGGCCTCGCTTACGTGCCCGAGGAACGGCGTATCGTGCCAGGACTGTCCGTGCGCGAGAATCTGCGGCTCGGCCTCGTCGCCGCCCGCCGTGAGATCGAGGAGCGTGCCGCAATCGACGAGATCGCCGAAACCTTCCCGCGCCTGAAGGAGCGGCTCGACCAGGAGGGCGTGACGCTCTCGGGCGGCGAGCAGCAGATGCTGGCGATCGCGCGGGCGCTGATCGCAAGACCCAAGATGATCCTGCTGGATGAACCGTCCGAGGGCATCATGCCGGTGCTCGTCGAGGAGATGGGCGTGCTGTTTCGCCGTCTGCGCGATGAAGGCAAGACGCTGCTGCTGGTGGAGCAGAACGTCGAGTGGGCGCTGCGCCTGGCAGATCGCGCGGTGATCATCGACCAGGGCGCGGTGGTGCACCAGAGCAGCGCTGCGGCGCTGCTCGCGGACAAGGACGTCCAGGAACGCTACTGCGCGGTTTGA
- a CDS encoding ABC transporter substrate-binding protein has protein sequence MPNSVSTPKVTRRTALAGLSAGAALLAMPRIGRAADETIRIGFPTPLTGPFAAEARDQVKCAELAVKLVNDKGGIGGRKVELLVRDDKLNAGEAATRTLELIEKDKVHAVVGALSSAVQLAVNEVTRARGVIYVSISQSDTINEAKDFSKFTFHEALNPHMTTAAVARQTLKKGMKVAHLVADYAYGHEMLRGFKRAQAAIGADSVGEILHPFGAADYSTFMPRLMSMRPDVLCISNFGRDQANAIKQAVDFGVKQQMKIVVPVILHNQRLAVGPDVFEGVVGGANYYWGLEAQSKSAASFNAAFKAANGGAIPTDYGAYGYSGVGSLLAAMQAAGGTDTDKVVDALEKLQYDLTKGPQHYRKCDHQSVQSVLVLESKKKSAMANENDLFAVLANEAGSDDMLRSCSELGHAT, from the coding sequence ATGCCCAACTCCGTTTCGACCCCGAAGGTAACCCGCCGTACCGCACTCGCCGGCCTCTCGGCCGGCGCGGCTTTGCTGGCCATGCCCCGGATCGGCCGCGCCGCTGACGAGACCATCCGCATCGGCTTTCCGACGCCGCTCACCGGCCCATTTGCCGCGGAAGCGCGCGACCAGGTCAAGTGCGCCGAGCTCGCCGTCAAGCTCGTCAACGACAAGGGCGGCATCGGCGGCCGTAAGGTCGAGCTCCTGGTGCGCGACGACAAGCTCAACGCCGGCGAGGCCGCGACCCGCACCCTCGAGCTGATCGAGAAGGACAAGGTTCACGCCGTGGTCGGCGCGCTCTCGAGCGCCGTGCAACTCGCGGTCAACGAGGTCACCCGCGCCCGCGGCGTGATCTACGTTTCGATCAGCCAATCCGACACCATCAACGAAGCCAAGGATTTCAGCAAATTCACCTTCCACGAGGCGCTCAATCCGCACATGACGACCGCGGCTGTGGCGCGGCAGACCCTGAAGAAGGGCATGAAGGTCGCCCATCTCGTCGCCGACTATGCTTACGGCCATGAGATGCTGCGCGGCTTCAAGCGCGCGCAAGCAGCGATCGGCGCCGATAGTGTCGGCGAGATCCTGCATCCGTTCGGCGCTGCCGACTATTCCACCTTCATGCCGCGCCTGATGTCGATGCGGCCGGACGTGCTCTGCATCTCCAATTTCGGCCGCGACCAGGCCAATGCGATCAAGCAGGCGGTCGATTTCGGCGTCAAGCAGCAGATGAAGATCGTTGTGCCCGTGATCCTGCACAACCAGCGGCTCGCAGTTGGCCCCGACGTGTTCGAGGGCGTGGTCGGCGGCGCCAATTATTATTGGGGCCTGGAGGCGCAGAGCAAGTCGGCCGCAAGCTTTAACGCCGCGTTCAAGGCCGCCAATGGCGGCGCGATCCCGACCGATTACGGGGCCTATGGCTATTCCGGCGTCGGCTCCTTGCTTGCCGCGATGCAGGCCGCCGGCGGCACCGACACCGACAAGGTGGTCGATGCGCTGGAGAAGCTGCAATATGATCTGACCAAGGGCCCGCAGCACTACCGCAAGTGCGACCACCAGTCGGTGCAGTCGGTGCTGGTGCTTGAGTCCAAGAAGAAGTCGGCGATGGCGAACGAGAACGATTTGTTCGCCGTTCTCGCCAACGAGGCCGGCTCCGACGACATGCTGCGCAGCTGCAGCGAGCTCGGCCACGCGACCTGA
- a CDS encoding (2Fe-2S)-binding protein gives MSGFDETLQDEAEAPVRVRFVVNGRKVACEVAPRDTLVDCLRDKLELTGTHAGCEMGACGACLVQLDGRAIHSCLIYAVQADGARIDTIEGLSEGGVLADLQAEFHRRNALQCGFCTPGMLINAQELLSRVAEPGRGEIRDALSGNYCRCTGYEAIVDAIDAVAKARSKGGVAT, from the coding sequence ATGAGCGGCTTCGACGAAACCCTGCAGGATGAGGCCGAGGCGCCGGTGCGCGTGCGCTTCGTCGTCAACGGTCGCAAGGTGGCCTGCGAGGTCGCACCGCGCGACACGCTGGTCGATTGCCTGCGCGACAAGCTCGAGCTGACCGGCACGCATGCCGGCTGCGAGATGGGCGCCTGCGGTGCTTGCCTGGTCCAGCTCGACGGCCGCGCTATCCATTCCTGCCTGATCTACGCGGTGCAGGCCGATGGCGCGAGGATCGACACCATCGAGGGACTGTCGGAGGGCGGCGTGCTCGCCGACCTTCAGGCCGAATTCCATCGCCGCAACGCGCTGCAGTGCGGCTTCTGCACGCCGGGCATGCTGATCAATGCGCAGGAGCTGCTGTCGCGGGTGGCAGAGCCGGGCCGTGGCGAGATCCGCGATGCGCTGTCGGGCAATTACTGCCGCTGCACCGGCTATGAGGCGATCGTCGATGCCATCGACGCTGTGGCGAAAGCGCGCAGCAAAGGCGGAGTTGCGACATGA
- a CDS encoding xanthine dehydrogenase family protein subunit M has product MKARAFSYFRAATIDQALDAHARAGDDARYIAGGQSLVPALSLRLQAPRLLVDITHIDELRGVRREGGSLRIGALTRHCEMLSEPLIAEFAPLLHAAAPFVAHPAIRNRGTFGGSVALADPASEFPAMTLALDAEIEIAGPSGRRRVKADDFFIDLFETALQPGELITSIHVPLFKADQRFAFDELARRRGDYALVGCGILATCPGGRIEDIRISFFSVGNTPTRVKGVERTLIGSRLEAERITAAQGALDGDLAPPDSDEVPPAMRLHLARVLLGRLLGRLGEGA; this is encoded by the coding sequence GTGAAGGCGAGGGCTTTCAGCTATTTTCGTGCTGCGACGATCGACCAGGCGCTGGATGCTCACGCACGCGCCGGCGACGACGCGCGCTACATTGCGGGCGGCCAGAGCCTCGTGCCGGCGCTGTCGCTGCGGCTGCAGGCGCCGCGGCTCCTCGTCGATATCACTCATATCGACGAGCTGCGCGGCGTCAGGCGCGAAGGCGGCAGCTTGCGTATCGGCGCACTGACGCGCCATTGCGAAATGCTGAGCGAGCCGCTGATCGCCGAGTTCGCGCCGCTGTTGCATGCCGCCGCGCCCTTCGTCGCCCATCCCGCGATCCGCAACCGCGGCACCTTCGGCGGCAGCGTCGCACTCGCCGATCCCGCGTCCGAATTTCCGGCGATGACGCTGGCGCTCGATGCTGAGATCGAGATCGCCGGTCCCTCAGGCCGCCGGCGCGTCAAGGCCGACGATTTCTTCATCGACCTGTTCGAGACGGCGCTGCAGCCCGGCGAGCTCATCACCTCGATTCATGTCCCGCTGTTCAAGGCCGATCAGCGCTTCGCCTTCGACGAGCTGGCGCGGCGCCGCGGGGATTATGCGTTGGTCGGCTGCGGAATCTTGGCAACGTGCCCGGGTGGCCGCATCGAGGACATTCGCATCTCGTTTTTCTCCGTTGGCAATACGCCGACCCGGGTGAAGGGGGTTGAACGTACCCTGATCGGTTCGCGTCTCGAGGCGGAACGCATCACTGCGGCGCAAGGCGCGCTCGACGGCGATCTCGCGCCGCCGGATAGCGACGAGGTGCCGCCGGCGATGAGGCTGCATCTCGCCCGCGTGCTGCTGGGCCGCCTGCTCGGACGTCTTGGAGAGGGCGCATGA
- a CDS encoding bifunctional diguanylate cyclase/phosphodiesterase: MPVADLKSLLAAAVRLFRVPADNPDLMRAQFGAFSKQVPLLYFILMSNTIAVAYTYVNVAPDWLTMIVPGVLTVLAGLRGYWWLRQRHLVRSDADILRNLRATNWLTLPISAGFTAWSFALYPYGDPFAKSQVAFYMAVTVIGCIFSLMHLRSAALIVTLIVDVPYVLFFFATGEPTLKATAVNNLLVSGAMVTVLFIYYRDFADLVASRKSLLAQQAATQALSDENFRLANLDSLTELPNRRRFFAELSSAFADAERRHVRVAVGIIDLDGFKPINDNYGHSVGDRVLIEAGRRIREVCEGFGPQRVEFARLGGDEFGLIVCGDPDDADLMRLGERIGDRVKLPYHLDTAHTGLSCSIGFASFPNSATTSEALYECADYALYHAKRHQRGRTVIFSSELEAEIRSRGVIENLLRTSDFGAEMELVFQPIVDAMSEHTAGFETLARWHSPRLGWVSPADFIPAAERIGLIRPLTQALLARALATAKTWPDDLRLSFNLSAHDVCAAEGILPLISIIEKSGLSPRRIDFEITETAVTFDFVRAQQSIATLKAMGCGISLDDFGTGYSSLSHVHRLPLDKIKVDRSFVAEINENPVSHKIIKSLAGLCDDMEIACVVEGVETRAQLDSLRRLGCDFIQGYYFAKPMPADAIAEYLANERQRLDGRGAKVVA; the protein is encoded by the coding sequence ATGCCTGTTGCAGATTTGAAGTCTCTTCTCGCCGCCGCAGTTCGGCTGTTTCGCGTTCCGGCCGACAATCCGGATCTGATGCGCGCGCAGTTCGGCGCCTTCTCCAAGCAGGTCCCGCTGCTCTACTTCATCCTCATGAGCAACACGATCGCGGTGGCCTACACCTACGTGAACGTGGCGCCGGACTGGCTGACGATGATCGTGCCCGGCGTGCTGACCGTGCTCGCAGGGTTGCGCGGCTATTGGTGGCTGCGCCAGCGTCATCTGGTGCGCAGCGACGCCGACATCCTGCGCAATCTGCGCGCGACCAACTGGCTGACCCTGCCGATCAGCGCCGGATTCACCGCCTGGTCCTTCGCGCTCTATCCCTACGGCGATCCCTTCGCCAAGAGCCAGGTCGCCTTCTACATGGCGGTCACGGTGATCGGCTGCATCTTCTCGCTGATGCATCTGCGCTCGGCGGCGCTGATCGTGACGCTGATCGTCGACGTGCCTTATGTGCTGTTCTTCTTCGCCACGGGCGAGCCGACGCTGAAGGCGACGGCCGTCAACAACCTCCTGGTTTCCGGCGCGATGGTAACGGTGCTGTTCATCTATTACCGCGATTTCGCCGATCTCGTCGCCAGCCGCAAGTCGCTGCTTGCGCAACAGGCGGCGACGCAGGCGCTCTCGGACGAGAACTTCCGCCTCGCCAATCTCGATTCCCTCACCGAGCTGCCGAACCGCCGCCGCTTCTTCGCCGAGCTGTCGAGCGCCTTTGCCGACGCCGAGCGCAGGCACGTCCGCGTCGCGGTCGGGATCATCGACCTCGACGGCTTCAAGCCGATCAACGACAATTACGGTCACTCGGTCGGCGACCGCGTCCTGATCGAGGCGGGCCGGCGCATCCGCGAGGTCTGCGAGGGCTTCGGCCCGCAGCGCGTGGAATTCGCCCGGCTCGGCGGCGACGAGTTCGGCCTCATCGTCTGCGGCGACCCCGATGACGCGGACCTGATGCGGCTCGGCGAGCGCATCGGCGATCGGGTCAAGCTGCCCTACCACCTCGACACCGCTCATACCGGCTTGTCCTGCTCGATCGGTTTTGCATCGTTCCCGAACTCCGCGACGACCTCGGAAGCGCTCTATGAATGCGCCGACTATGCGCTCTATCACGCCAAGCGCCATCAGCGCGGCCGCACCGTGATCTTCTCGAGCGAGCTCGAGGCCGAGATTCGCAGCCGTGGCGTGATCGAGAATCTGTTGCGCACCTCCGATTTCGGCGCCGAGATGGAGCTGGTTTTCCAGCCCATCGTCGATGCCATGAGCGAGCACACCGCGGGTTTCGAGACGCTGGCCCGTTGGCACAGTCCCCGTCTGGGCTGGGTCTCTCCGGCCGACTTCATTCCCGCCGCCGAGCGCATCGGCCTGATCCGTCCTTTGACACAGGCGCTGCTGGCGCGCGCCCTCGCCACGGCCAAGACCTGGCCCGACGACCTCCGCCTGTCGTTCAACCTGTCCGCTCACGACGTCTGTGCCGCCGAGGGCATATTGCCGCTGATCTCGATCATCGAGAAAAGCGGTCTGTCGCCCCGCCGGATCGACTTCGAGATCACCGAGACTGCCGTCACCTTCGATTTCGTCCGCGCGCAGCAGTCGATCGCCACGCTGAAGGCGATGGGTTGCGGCATTTCGCTGGACGATTTCGGCACCGGCTATTCGTCATTGAGCCACGTGCACCGATTGCCGCTCGACAAGATCAAGGTCGACCGCAGCTTCGTCGCCGAGATCAACGAGAATCCGGTGAGCCACAAGATCATCAAATCGCTTGCGGGCCTCTGCGACGACATGGAGATCGCCTGCGTCGTCGAGGGCGTCGAGACCCGTGCCCAGCTCGACAGCCTGCGCCGGCTCGGGTGCGATTTCATCCAGGGCTACTATTTCGCCAAACCCATGCCGGCCGATGCGATCGCCGAGTACCTGGCGAACGAACGCCAGCGTCTCGACGGCCGCGGAGCCAAGGTCGTGGCCTGA
- a CDS encoding ABC transporter ATP-binding protein — translation MSGELLRAEGIGKRFGGFVALEEITLSFAAGQLTSIIGPNGAGKSTFFNILSGALTPTSGKLHFRGRELNGLPQHRFVHHGISRSYQITNIFPDLSVHENVRVAVQALTVSYDIWRNRARLTELHARADAALESVGLLAKRNELAKFLSHGQQRALEIAIALVSEPELLLLDEPTAGMGPEETKDMVALLERLADKRTVLLVEHKMKMVLGLSKRVVVLHHGRLLADGAPDEIRSNPDVRRVYLGQSEGYG, via the coding sequence ATGAGCGGCGAGCTGCTTCGCGCCGAAGGGATCGGCAAGCGCTTTGGCGGCTTTGTCGCGCTCGAGGAGATTACCCTGTCCTTTGCGGCGGGACAGCTGACCTCGATCATCGGCCCGAACGGGGCCGGCAAGAGCACGTTCTTCAACATCCTCTCTGGCGCGTTGACGCCGACATCAGGCAAGCTGCATTTTAGAGGCCGCGAGCTGAACGGCCTGCCGCAGCACCGCTTCGTGCACCACGGCATCTCGCGCTCCTACCAGATCACGAACATCTTTCCGGACCTGTCGGTGCACGAGAATGTCCGCGTCGCGGTCCAGGCGCTGACCGTGAGTTATGACATCTGGCGGAATCGCGCCCGGCTGACCGAATTGCACGCGCGTGCCGACGCGGCGCTCGAGTCGGTCGGACTGCTCGCGAAGCGGAACGAGCTGGCAAAATTCCTCTCGCACGGCCAACAGCGCGCGCTGGAGATCGCGATCGCACTGGTCTCCGAGCCGGAACTGCTGCTGCTCGACGAGCCGACGGCCGGCATGGGGCCGGAAGAGACCAAGGACATGGTCGCGCTGCTGGAGCGGCTCGCCGACAAGCGGACCGTGTTGCTGGTCGAGCACAAGATGAAGATGGTGTTGGGCCTGTCCAAGCGCGTCGTGGTGCTGCATCACGGTCGGCTGCTCGCCGACGGCGCGCCCGACGAAATCAGGAGCAATCCGGACGTCCGCCGCGTCTATCTCGGACAGAGTGAAGGCTATGGCTGA